The following coding sequences lie in one Rissa tridactyla isolate bRisTri1 chromosome Z, bRisTri1.patW.cur.20221130, whole genome shotgun sequence genomic window:
- the CER1 gene encoding cerberus, translated as MSPLLLELLVLSCLGATEPQADSLQRKSRRPFQHLFYLDKNLLESQSFRELVGENPVGVEETLGEPSFFVAIPQTASESQKPEKKKMSRFILPNAELQAEQDLRTWAAPRELSPVENLSPSHYSTKREAEPPYRKDAKKFWDHFMLKKNSASEEVVLPIKTNEMHQENCRTLPFSQAVTHESCEKVVVQNNLCFGKCSSFHVPGPEDRLYTFCSHCLPSKFSMKRLDLNCTSSVPVVKEVMIVEECKCETQKIKDAATGSLLSDLHANVHEHN; from the exons ATGTCACCACTTCTCCTTGAGCTGTTAGTGCTCTCATGTCTTGGAGCCACAGAGCCACAGGCTGATTCattgcaaaggaaaagcagaaggccGTTTCAGCATCTTTTCTATCTGGACAAAAATCTGCTTGAAAGTCAAAGTTTTCGTGAGCTGGTAGGGGAAAACCCAGTAGGTGTTGAGGAAACCCTGGGAGAACCAAGCTTTTTTGTAGCAATTCCACAAACGGCATCTGAAAGTCAgaagccagagaagaaaaaaatgtccagATTCATCCTTCCCAATGCAGAACTCCAGGCAGAGCAAGACCTGAGAACCTGGGCAGCACCCAGAGAGCTCTCTCCTGTGGAAAACCTCTCTCCATCCCACTATTCCACCAAGAGGGAGGCTGAACCTCCCTATAGAAAAGATGCCAAGAAATTTTGGGACCACttcatgttaaagaaaaattcAGCATCTGAAGAGGTTGTCCTGCCAATCAAGACCAATGAAATGCACCAAGAAAACTGCAGAACCCTGCCTTTTTCCCAG GCTGTTACTCATGAGAGCTGTGAGAAGGTGGTGGTACAGAATAAtctgtgttttggaaaatgtAGTTCCTTTCATGTTCCTGGTCCAGAAGATCGTCTTTATACCTTTTGTTCTCATTGCTTGCCCAGCAAGTTCTCCATGAAGCGCCTGGATCTCAACTGCACCAGTTCTGTCCCAGTGGTCAAAGAAGTCATGATTGTAGAAGAGTGTAAATGTGAGACTCAGAAGATCAAAGATGCTGCGACTGGATCTCTACTGTCAGATTTGCATGCAAATGTACATGAGCACAACTAA